The Salvia miltiorrhiza cultivar Shanhuang (shh) chromosome 2, IMPLAD_Smil_shh, whole genome shotgun sequence DNA window AAGAGAATCGAAGCCCTCCAATTCAATAGACTCCGCCGCCGCCCGCGGTGGAGGCGGCGGTTACCAGTTCCCCCTCCAGCAAGCCGCCACCAGCGCCGCCCTTTGCTTGACCGGAGACACCATTGCCCAGCTCCGCCACCGTTGGGTCAGAAATAAGGAAACCCTTGCCAAGTCTGAAGATGTCAAGGTTAGAGAGTGAGAGTTTAAATTGATGTTGAATTTACTTTTGAGTTTCTGAATGCTGAGAATTTGTGTATTTACTGTGATGATGTGGACAGTGAGCTACATTTGAGATTGAGATTGTGGATTTGGTATTCTTTAATGGAGATTGACTGTAGTAAAACACTTTGAATGCATCTACATAGctgtttttcttttatatttccGCTTTATATTGATTTTGCTAGTCTGTTAAGTAGTTGAATAAGTGATGGTTTTTAGTTGAAGCATAGTTTGCCGTTTAATGTAAAGTTAGTGCACATCAACTTACATTCTGCTCAGTCTCGttcaaaaataagttttttatatttctattattcactctgGCCCATTTTTCTTGAGACAAAACTTTTGGGCATGGGATTTAAGAAATTAGTAGTATTTAGTGCGTTAAGTGGGgtaggtgaaaatgtgaataaagggtaaaacttttggcaaataaggaaatgtctcaagataggtgggacggctcaaaaaggatAATGTCTCAAGATAGATGGGACGGAGGGGGTATTATTCTTTTATCCTTCAAATATAAGTTGTGACTTGATATTATAGTTTGTGTATGTTAATCAGAGGCTTAATTTTCTGTATGATCACAAATGTTTTAATATATTTGTTATAATtgcttcacacacacacacacgaatATACAGTATGCATATCTGTGGTCTGTGGCACGTTTATCTTACTCTCGTGCTGCTTTAATGCTTTTTGATTTTATCTCTTCATTCTTGTCTATTTGTTTTCAATACGTACCCTGAGATAAAAACTGGTTGAATATTGTGAATGCGGAGTTGGGATATCCCACATCCCAATATAAAGGGGATTTTCTCATTTTAACCACGATCATGTTTTGCTGGTGTTTATCTAATGAATCAGTTTGTACAGATTTGAGGGGTTCATTTGGATCTATCAATGCAATGATTTATCGAGCCATCTCATACAATGATTTATCCAGCAGTTTATGGCCGTTGGTTTACTTATATTGATACATAACATAATTGAGCATACATGAACTGCCTCTGTTCTGTATACTTATGTGTGCGCATCGAGGTCTAGAATTTATACCATTGAAAGAAAACTGGAATGGTCCTGGCAGTTTCTAAAGCAAATTCTTTGTAATGCACACTGATATTGTTTTCATATTTGCAGTCGAGTTCCATTCGCTGTTTGTACAGAATTGCTATTTGCTGTTATCATATGAAGATACAGAACAAATCTACTAACTTTATTAGATGCTTGCTCAATCTCTTTGACACTAACCTAACCCACTCTCGCAGGACATCATAAGCACACTTTCCTCTGAACACGACTATATACGAGCCCTCCGGATGTCTTCATATGGATTTCTGCTCTATGGTCCCGGTTCGTATGCATGGTACCAACTCCTCGATCATTTTATGCCACAGAAAAATTTTCAGAACCTAACGGCAAAGGTACCTTAATCTCTGTTGTTCTGAAGAGCACACATCTTGAACGTGATCTCTGAAATATCTCTTCTGGCTTCCTTTACAGGTCGTGTTAAATCAGATTTTATTAGGTCCAACTGTAATTGCTGTTATTTTTGCGTGGAACAATTTATGGCTTGGGAAGCTCTCAGAACTTCCTGATAAATACAAGAACGACGCCCTCCCTACCCTACTTACAGGTTCAATTTCTTTTAGTGTCCAATCAATCATGATATGCATTCCTTATGAATCTCATACATCTAATTTCAACTTTTGTTTCTGTGCAGGTTTTAAGTTTTGGATTCCTGTCAGTATATTGAACTTTGGGTATGTTCTGGAAGGATATTTTCTTTCAAGAATTGGAAAAAAATCAACCGTTTCCTTATGTTTGTTCTAGTGTATAAACACTTacgttttttcaatttttctgcAAGCATTGTTTGTATTAGTTTGTTCCCTCATATGTGAAGCTCTTAACTATAAAAACACTGTGCAAAACTTACAGGGCGGTTCCTCTTCAAGCCCGTGTTGCTTTCATGTCGATGTCATCCATATTCTGGAACTTTTATTTGTCTTCGACCATGAGCAGATGACTTGTGCTGCACAACATCTCCATCAATACGTCAATAGGTGTTGTTTTAACCATGAGGTATACTTCACTCTATACAATGTTTTGAGTTTTTACCGTCTATCGTTGTGATGTCGACCATCTTATCACTGATTTGCAGGTCTGAAACTTGTTTACATGATGGTATcacagtttttatttttttgttcgtGATAGACCTTTTGGTCGAAGTTGTagattttttgttttaaaacaaGTACGTTACTGGAGTTCTACATAAATCTATTGATTTTCTTTCACTCTCCGTAGTGTTGTTAACCACTTTGTACGGTCGATAACTTGATACCTTTGTGTATGTCGGTCGTCTTCTTCGTTGTGTGCATCTCTGCTTAAGTTGATGAATAACGTGCGATGTGTGATGTTGAAACGACGTTAAGAGCCATGGCAGAGAACTCAGCATATATATTCCAACAAGGTTGATAGCTTAAATAAATTGAACAATTTTGATAATTATTACGAACATGATTCAGTTGGGAAAATGGACAGTCTGATGAAAAAGGATTGTGAAGGAAACATGTAAGTGGGGCATCTTGTAACTAATTTAGATATAGAAGAATCATACCTCCAAAGCAACGGCTGTGGATTACCACGATATAAACTGTAATTGTGAAGTCCATTTTTCGGCAGAATCAAATTCCTTGCTTTCATTTTTAGTGATGAATCTTCTTATCACCagaaaagtataaaaaaaagGGCATCTCAACTGCAGAAAAAGATGTGTCGTcgacaagaaaaagcaagataAAATTCCACAACCTCACTAAATAAGAATTCCTCACCATAAACAATGTTTTTCCCATTTCATATTCAAACACTGTAAGAAACCATCGCCATGAGTGGAAGCTTCCGGAATTCCCGACAGCCGGAAAGTTGGCCGTCTGGACAGGAGTACTGGATTTATCTTCCTGTTAATCGATCCGGCTTGCTTCCTCCGATCAGATCTCTGGTTTGTTCCTTAaatcttcaaaaataaaaacacacacagTTTGTAGAGGCTATCAGTTTGATTTCTAAAGTTATGgtatctatttattttatttgtgtttAGAATCCTAGAGCAGGAACAAGAAATCCATGGTTGTTAGTTGAGGAGAGTTTCATAGGAAGGCATGATCATGGTTTGGCGAGGTGACTCAGATTAATTTTACATGTTTGATTTATTTCATAATTCATGTACATATGATAAA harbors:
- the LOC131012281 gene encoding protein SYM1-like isoform X1 codes for the protein MRSLGNGGIWGMGPFHDNFRRRRNIKRESKPSNSIDSAAARGGGGGYQFPLQQAATSAALCLTGDTIAQLRHRWVRNKETLAKSEDVKDIISTLSSEHDYIRALRMSSYGFLLYGPGSYAWYQLLDHFMPQKNFQNLTAKVVLNQILLGPTVIAVIFAWNNLWLGKLSELPDKYKNDALPTLLTGFKFWIPVSILNFGAVPLQARVAFMSMSSIFWNFYLSSTMSR